The Phormidium yuhuli AB48 DNA window CGTCATGTTGGGCTTCCACCCACCAGAGAGGGGTTTTGGCGGATAAATACTGTTCAATCAGTCGGGGGAGATGGGCAAAGTCTTGATCCGGGTAGAGTTCGCGGTAGGTACGCCGGGCAAACTTGACCAGCTGGGGGCGATCGAGAGGTGATCCGTTGCGTAAACGATAACCGGGAACAAACAAAAGACTTAAGAGGTAGGGGAACTACTGGGGTTGCTGGGGGTTGGGGCTTCGATGGAGACTGGGGAACTCAGGCCCTCAGGCAGAAAAATTCTGGCACTGGTGGCGAGTAGGGCCAGCAGGAAAACAACAACAATGAGAGCGGGGGCGATGTATTGACGAAAAATGTTCATAGAAGAAGGGAACAGGGTTACCACAGAGACACAGAGGACACAGAGGAAGAGGAGATGGGAAGAGGCAAGAGGCAAGAGGGAGAGCTTTGGGGGCCTTGTCAGCCTTGGCTCGATAAGGCTTCTTGTTGAGCCTGTAGGAGTTCTGAGATTCCTTGCTCGGCTAAATCGAGTAGGCCATTGAGTTGAGAGCGGGAGAAACTGCCAGACTCAGCCGTTCCTTGAATTTCAATCACCTCCAATTGCTCGGTCATGACTACATTCAAATCGACATCTGCTGCTACATCCTCCTCATATTTTAGATCCAGAAGCGGTTGTCCTTCAATGAGGCCGACGGAAACGGCGGCGATCGCATGGCTGAGGGGTGATCGGTCTAATTCTCCAGCCTTCACCAGGCGATCGAGGGCCAGGGCCAGGGCCACCCAAGACCCCGTAATAGCCGTGGTACGGGTTCCTGCATCGGCTTGTAAGACGTCAGCATCAATCAGCAGTGTTCGTTCTCCTAACCCCTTTAAATCCACAGCCGCTCGTAAACTCCGGCCAATCAAGCGTTGAATTTCTTGGGTCCGTCCGGAGAGTTTCAAGACTTCCCGCCGCTGGCGTTCCGGTGTGGCACTGGGTAACATCCGATATTCTGCCGTGAGCCAGCCCTGGCCGGCATCCTTGAGAAAGGGAGGAACCCCGGGTTCTACCGTCACTGTACAGAGAACTCGGGTGTTGCCCGAATGAGCGAGAACCGAACTGGTCGCAAAATCGGTGAAGTTAAGGTCAAACTGAATCGGACGCAGGCTATTATGAGCGCGACCATCGGGACGTTGCCAGGGCATAAGTCGAAGGTAGAGATTTAAAATTAGGAGGGTCTCGGAGCATGATGCCACGAAACGATGGTTTAGAGAAGCGGGACTAGAGAGACTTGTCTAAAACATCCTTCATCCGTTCAGCCGCCTCACGAATGAAGTTCAGGTAACTCTGACGTTCCTCCTCATCAAGGCTGTCATCAGTTAGGAGTTCGAGAGACATCAGGATCGTATTCAGAGACGTACGGAACTCATGAGTCTGTTCATTGGGGAACGGAGACTGGGACTGAGGCGACTCGGTCATGATAAAAGGGCTGGAGTGCAACATGGGGGTTCATTTGGTGGAACAAGGACGTTGAGCCCAGTAGAAAATCTGCGTATAATTACGATACAAATTCAACTGTCGCTCAATATTTTATCAGTGTAAATACTGACAAAAGTAGTAGGAATCCGTAAAAATCATGGGCAAGGACATTAAACGTGAAGGATAACGACCTTGAAGATGAGTCTCGCGGGCTCTGTTTTAGGGAGATGGGGCCCCAATAAGAGTCTCAGAGGTGTAGCTGAGGCGATCGCAGGTATTGCACGTCTCCTCAATCGTGGTACGAACCCGTTGGATTTCCTCTAAGAGGGCATCTCGGTTCACCTGGATCATCACATCTTGGTCCAATCGCAATTCCAGGAGTTCAACAGACCACAAAAGGCTTTGTAGTTGAGTTCGTAAATCAAAAGAGGCTTTCGGCCTCAGAGGCCGGTCAGGACTACAGGGGTTGAAAGATGGCAAGGAATTCATCAGGCTTCGTCAATTCAGTATCCCTATTATCTTGGGGAATCTTTGAGCCCGCGACGATCTCAACCCTGCGATCGATTGATTGTCATCCCCAATCCTCGTGACAGCTACCTAACTGTCCAGGTGATGGATCCAGGGGCTAACACTAGATCCAGATCACAGATAACTCATCGTTCTTCTCGCCTCAATTGCAATCATCCTGTTAATGCTATGAGCTGAGAACCTGTAGGGATTGCCGAGTATCAGTACTATTACGCATAAAAAATAACAACTTACCTAGAAAGTCGTTATTTTCACGGACTATGACATGACGATTTCTGTCTCACCCAAAAGTCCCCTCCAATCCTTATAATCTTAACTAATGGCTATGAAATTCTTTATGTTTTTCAGTCTTTCAATTGATTGTGATTTATTTTTTGGTTAAAAAATGTAATAGTTAACTAAGGTGTCAGAAGTCAAAATATACCAGCTAAGTATATTTACTTATCCTATATTTTTTGGACAGCCTGTCTTATTCTTAGAAGATCCTTTAAAATTACAACTTTGCCTCCAAAGTCCGTAACATTACTCAGGTTAAATTCAGTAATTTCCCTTAAAGCTTCAATTTCTTGAATGAAAGTTCCAAAATTATCCAACTCGCTTTCTCTTCACAGAACCTTTAAAAATCAAGTGTCTTCTGTGTAGACTTCACAAAGAGGGTCTAAGTTCCTTGTCTCAATGTCGTCTTGCCGATAAGTTGGGTACATGAGGGCAAGCAACCTATTGTTTTGATACGTAACCCAACTGACCCAGGAATTTACAATGAATACTAGCTTCTTAACCAAAACATCTCTATTTACTGCGGGACTAACCCTAGCCTCTCTGAGTCTAGGAGTCAATCCCTCCATGGCTCAATGGAACTACACGATCGACTCCTTCACCGATGGTCACAATGCCCAGTCTAGAGTGGGAAGTCAGAGTGAATTTGAATTCTACGGCATGGCGCTGATGGACGATGGGGAGAACATCTTCATCGCCATCAACTCGAACTTAAGTCTTGATGGCGCGACATCTAGTCACGCTCAGAGTGGTGTCATCAGCTATGGCGATTTCTTCTTCAACTTCACCGGTAGTGGACTCGATGATGCCAACGGCAATCTCTTCGCCATTAACTTTGCCAACAACACCGACAGCGGCGTCAGTGAAGCAGGGGTTTATCGGAATGTCACTGGAACGAACGTGGCTGGGATAAACTCAGGATTCGACCATCTGAACCATCATGCCAATACGGTGAACAACCTCGCTGTCAACAAAACTGGCGGTGGAGAAGGTGCTCGCATTGGTGACTTAGCCAGTAACGATGCCTACTGGCAATCAGGTGTCAACCAAAAATACAAAGTTGTCAACTCCATCGCTTCAGGAGAACGGGTCGGTGGCATCAATATGTTAGAAGCTTCGACCCTAGCCGCCTTAGGTTTGGACTTTGGCCAGTTCAGTGCCACCGGAACCTACACCTTTGGCTTCAGCTTCGACAGAAATCTCCTACCCAGTGGGGATTTCATCGCTCACATTTTCGCCGAATGTATCAATGATGGCATGGCCATGGTCGGCAATTTGGCCGATCGCAGCATCGTCGATCCCCAACCGGTTCCCGAACCCGCTTCTGTCTTGGGATTGTTAGCGGTAGGCGGTTTGATGCTCAAAGGCAAACGGAACCGCACCGCCTAATATCGCGGATAGTCTGAGAGCGACATCTTAAAGGGATCTATTAAAACAGACGTGGCAACGCTACGTCTGTTTTCTTTTGCCTCGTTCTTCTTGGCTCCTTCCCCCTTTTCTCTGTGTCCTCTGTGCCTCTGTGGTGACCCTACTGCCTATTGCCCCTTCCCTATTGCCTATTGCCTATTGCCTATTGCCTCTTGCCCCTTGCCTAATATGGTATCTTTGGATATTTGCAGACCATACGAGTGTAGAGCGCGGTACGCCCCCTATGAGCCACGAAATTTTCATGCCCGCCCTCAGTTCCACCATGACCGAAGGGAAAATCGTCTCCTGGACCAAAGCCACGGGAGACAAGGTGGAGAAAGGCGAAACGGTGGTTGTCGTTGAATCCGACAAAGCCGATATGGATGTTGAATCCTTTTACGACGGTTACTTAGCCGCCATTCTAGTCGCTGATGGGGAAGTTGCCCCAGTGGGTAGCACCATTGCCCTGTTAGCAGAAACCGAAGCTGAAATCCCCCAAGTTCAAGAAAAAGCCCAACAGCAGAGTTCCTCAGCCCCCGCTCCAGCGGCTGCCCCAGAACCGACCCCAGAACCGGCTGCTGTTGGGGCGGTGACCAGTCAAAATGGCTCCAGTAGCCAGTCCAGTGGTCGCCTCGTTGCCTCTCCTCGGGCCCGCAAACTCGCCAAACAGCTTAAGGTGGACTTAAGCACGCTGCAAGGCAGTGGCCCCTACGGTCGCATCGTCGCCGAAGATGTGCAACAGGCCGCCGGACAGCCCGTTTCTGCCCCCACGGTCACCCCGGTGATGCCCGCTGCCCCCGCTGCTGCCCCGGTTCCCATGACAGCCGCTGCCAGCCCCGCTACCGCCCCCGTCACCCCTGGGCAGGTGGTTCCCTTCAATACCCTACAAGGGGCAGTCGTCCGCAATATGACCGCCAGTTTGTCGGTTCCGGTGTTCCGGGTGGGCTATACCATCACCACCGATGCCCTGGATAATCTCTATAAGCAAATCAAGTCCAAGGGCGTGACGATGACCGGCTTGTTAGCCAAAGCCGTGGCGGTTACCCTACAAAAACACCCCCTACTCTATGCCAGCTACACCGAGCAAGGGGTGAAGTATAACGGAAATATCAATGTTTCGGTGGCTGTGGCTATGCCCGATGGGGGCTTGATTACCCCAGTCCTGCAAAATGCTGACCAGGTGGATATTTATTCCCTCTCCCGCAATTGGAAAGACCTGGTGGCCCGCTCTCGCAGTAAGCAGTTGCAACCGGAAGAGTACAACAGTGGTACCTTCACACTCTCCAATTTAGGAATGTTTGGGGTCGATCGCTTTGATGCCATTTTGCCCCCGGGACAGGGTTCGATTCTGGCCATTGGTGCCTCTCGTCCCCAAGTGGTGGCCACCGACGATGGCTTAATGGGGGTCAAACGACAAATGCAAGTGAACATCACCTGCGACCACCGGATTATTTACGGTGCTGATGCGGCGGCGTTCCTGAAAGATTTGGCTGGGTTGATTGAACGCAATCCCCAATCTCTGACTCTGTAATCAGGAGATATCCGCTGTCAGGGGTTCCCAGGGGAGGAGTGAACCTCATCTTGGGACCCCTGACCTCTTCTATGACCGGGTTTTACCGTAGCCAAACATGGGTATCGACGTTCAGCACCTTCCCTAGTTTGAGCAGATCCTGGTCATCGGCGGCGAGAGCGTTGTCTTCGATCGCCCCCTTGAGCCAGGCATAATAGAGTTCCTGGATGCGATCGAGGGCTAACCCCAATTGCAGGCTGTCGCCGATTTCAACCAATTTGGTAATCTGAGCGATTCCTTCCTCACGAGAGGCCGGTCCCCGGTCATCGTCGCTGCGATGCAACAGATGCCACAAGGCCCGCCAAATCAACTGTTCCAGGGACTGTTTCGCCTCAGGAACCTTGAGATGACAGTTCATGGTTTGGGCTTCAATGGCAATGGCAGTTAATTCCATCCAATAGTCGACTTTGACGGGTTGCTCATCCAGGCGATTGAGTTGCTCGACTAAACCGCGAACAGCCTCTAAACAGCGTTGATTGAGAGCGATTTCAGCCGCCACCTGGAGTTCCCGGGGAACGTTGAGATGATTGCGTTGTAGGGCTTTGAGAACGCCATAGTTATCGCGATAGACCTGTCCATAGAGGCGATCGAGTCGTTTCAGGGTTTGCCGTTCTAATTGGTGAATAATCCGTTCTTCTTCTTCGGCGAACAGATCCGAAAGGCCAAAGGTTTGGCCATTCAGGTGACGGTTCATAGCCAGAATCGTCTGAGCGGCACTGGCGGACTCCAGGGCGGTAAATAGGGCTTCCTTCATGTTGCGGTACTCCAGACGGCCGGAGAAGGGCTGAACACAGCAATGGAAGTCCAATCCGCCTAAATGTAAGACGGCAAAGGTCAGATGGACCGATTCCCAGGTAATCTCGGAACTAAACTCCGCTTGGCCCACCGCTAGGGTGAGGGTTCCCAGGTGTTGCAGTTGATAGTCCAGTTGTCGGGCTTGGTAGCAATAGACGCGATGTTCCGGTTGATAGGTCTTAAACAGGGAACTGATGGCATAATGAGCGGCAATCTGTTCAATGCTGACCTGGTTGGGTTTGACGTTATGGCGATAGACGGCAGCACCATCGCCAAAGAAGGGGACGTTGGAGGGAGCGGCGGCCAGTTGGGCGATAAATTCCGGTTCGATATCCTGTCCGGTGATTTGGCTCGCCAGTTCGATCGCCCGAGCGGCATAGCGGAGGATTTGGGTTCCTTCAGGACGGGAGATTTCCTCGAAGAACCAGCCGCAACTGGTGTACATCAGCAGGGTGTGACGCTGCATTTCCAGGAGGCGTAGGGCGTCGATTTGTTCACTGGCGGTGAGTTCTCGCACTTGATGCTGACGCAGGAACTCGGCCACATTCTCACGACTGCGATCGCCCAAAATGCTGATATATTCATCGCGAGCTGTCCAGGGATCTCGCAGCAGACGACCCCCTTCGCGAGTGTAGACCTCTTCGAGGCGATCGCGAACCCAATCGAGGGCATCCCGCAGGGGCCGCCGCCATTTTTGCTGGGTTCCGCCGCCGCCGCCACAGCCACAGTCATCCTGCCAGCGATCGACGCCGTGAGAACAACTCCAGGCGGTGACGGGTTTGAGTTCACATTCCCAGGTGGGGGGGTTAACGCTGCGATAATGGGCAAAGTTGGTGACCGTCCAGCCCCGATTGGGAAATTCCTGGGTTAGGCAGTAAGCGACGCATTTTTCTTTGTCCCGTTTGTGGTGGCCAAAGGTTTCGCCGTCGGTGGCGACGGAGATAATTTGAGCCGGGCGATGGTCCCCATGAATGGCGATTTCCAGACGGCCGGCGAAATTATAGGCACTTTCGAGGACATCATTGAAGCCCATATCCCGAGAGATGGGCCCGTCATAGAAGAAGACATCCAGATAGGGCCGTTCAGCGTCGGGCCGTCCTTCAGCATCCTTGAGATAACAGCGATAGGGACGGCTGGGGTCGATTTGTCCGCCACCGACTTCGTACCAGGTGGGGTCAGGATTGTCCTCAGTAGCCATGGGGCGACAGCGTTGCACCTGAGAGGGGGCCAGGACGACAAATTGGATTCCTTCGTTAATGAGGGCTTCCACAGTGGGATAGTCGATGGCCGTCTCCGCTAACCACATTCCCTCGGGATCGCGGCCAAAGTGTTTTTGGAAGTCAGCCTTACCCCAGCGGATTTGAGTGCGTTTGTCCCGGGCATTGGCCAGAGGGAGGATGATGTGGTTGTAGACTTGGGCGATCGCATTCCCATGACCCCCGAGTCGTTTGCAACTGTGGCGATCGCCCTCAATAATCCGTTCATAGACTTCGGGATCATGGCCAGCAATCCAATTCATCAGGGTTGGCCCGATATTGAAGCTGAGATATTCGTAATTGTTGACAATCTCCACCACCTCCCCTTGGTCGTTCAAGACTCGAGCAAAGGCATTGGGGCGATAGCATTCTGCATGGATGCGTTCATTCCAGTCATGGAAGGGACTAGCACTGGGTTGTCGTTCGATCGCATCCAAGTAAGGATTTTCTCGTGGGGGTTGATAGTAGTGACCATGAACCGTAACAAACACTCCAGTTTGTTGCCGGGGCAGTGTCGCCGAACGCTCTAGATTGGCGTTCAAGGCATCTGTGGAAATCGGGTCAGAGGTGAAGGTCATAGGGGGTAGGGACGGTAATAAAGCGTCGTAATGAGGTCAGTATCGAAGAATTGAAACCGCAGTCTTATCAGGAGTTCTAACAGGACTGCCCCCAATTGAGCGATCGCCTGAGACGTGCTGGGGGCCGTCAACCTGTAGGGTCATTTTAGCAATGAAATTCAATAGTTTTCAGTGACGTTACTACAATTTTTGTTACGAAACATTGCACTTAACGTGATAAAAATGGGAATAATTTTTAGGCGATCGCCTGTTAACAAATGGGGATCAACCCTTAACCCTTCATAATTGACCGCAGCGACATCTTGCAGCAAGCCCCGGGTCTAAGCGATGCGTTCCGGCCGGTAGGGGCGAAAAATCCCCTCCTGGGAGGGGCAGGGGTGGGTTCCCCTCCTGGGAGGGGCAGGGGTGGGTTCCCCTCCTGGGAGGGGCAGGGGTGGGTTATGCCTTTTGCCTTCTCCCCCCTCTTGCCTTTTGCCTATTGCCTTTTGCCCTTATCATGAAAACTTTAATTCTCTCCCTCCTCCTCACCTTCCTCCCCATCTCCATCGCCGCCGAATGGCTGCATTGGGATGCCAGCATCATTTTCCTCACCGCCGCCATCGCCATCATCCCCCTGGCCGCCTGGATGGGAACCGCCACCGAAGAACTGGCCGTCGTCGTCGGCCCCACCCTCGGAGGACTCCTCAACGCCACCTTTGGCAACGCCACTGAACTGATTATCGCCCTCATTGCCCTGCGGGCCGGCCTAATCGAAGTCGTCAAAGCCAGCATTACCGGCTCAATCATCAGTAACCTCCTACTCGTTATGGGATTTTCCATGTTTCTCGGAGGAATTCGCTATAAATCCCAAAACTTCCAACCCGTCATCGCTCGCCTCAACGCCTCGGTGATGAACCTAGCCACCGTGGCCATCCTCGTTCCCACCGCCGTCGTCGCCACCTCCCACGGTATCCCGGAACTGACGATTCAGAAACTCTCCAGCATCGTGGCGGTGATTCTCATCATTGTCTATGGCCTAACCCTGCTGTTTTCCATGAAAACCCACGCCTATCTCTGTGATGTGGGAGAAGCGGAAAATGAATTAGAGTCTGGAGAAGCGGGCGAGTCCCCCAATCCCTGGTTATGGTCTGGGGTCTTGCTTCTCTGTACCCTCGCTGTCGCCTATGAGTCCGAGTTGTTGGTGGGGTCCCTGGAACTGGCCACAGAATCTCTCGGCTTCACCCCCCTGTTCACTGGGGTGATTCTCGTCCCCATCATCGGTAACGCCGCCGAACACGCTACCGCCGTCACCGTCGCGATGAAAAACAAGATGGATTTATCCATGGCCGTGGCCATGGGGTCCAGTTTGCAGATTGCTCTGTTTGTCGGCCCAGTCCTGGTGTTAGCCGGTTGGCTGTTCGGTCAACCCATGGATTTAAACTTCAATCCCTTTGAATTGGTGGCCGTGGTGGTGGCGGTGGTGTTGGCCAACTCCGTCAGTTCCGATGGCCGTTCGGACTGGCTCGAAGGGGTGTTATTGTTAGCCACCTATCTGGTGGTGAGTGTGGCGTTTTTCTATCATCCTGTTTAGTTGTCTCCCCCCAATTGGGCCGACGGACGGTTAACCGTCCCCAGTCTGGGGCCTCAAGGGCGATCGCCTCGCTAATATAGAGTTAAGGCAATCATTAAGATTTATTACGTTATGCTCGTTTCATCCTCTCGCTTGGAGGGTTTCAAAGAGTTCTTACGGGATAAACTCCTGTTTGGCAATGAGCCAAGCCCAGAACTCATTGCCATCCTCCTGGTTTACTTTGTCCAGGGAATCCTCGGCTTAGCTCGTTTGGCGGTGAGTTTTTTCCTCAAAGACGATCTCGGTCTCAGTCCTGCTGAAACCTCGGCCTTGTTGGGGATTGTGGCACTTCCCTGGATGATTAAGCCCTTGTTTGGCTTCATCTCCGATGGCCTACCGATTTTCGGCTATCGTCGCCGTCCCTATCTGATTCTCTCAGGATTGCTGGGAACCCTATCCTGGCTCCTGTTGGCGACCGTTGTCGACCGTCCCTGGCAGGCGATCGCCGCTATTTCCCTAGGGTCCCTCTCGGTGGCCTTCAGCGATGTCATTGCCGATTCCCTGGTGGTGGAACGGGCCCGTAAAGAATCCCAAAGTGATGCGGGGTCTCTCCAGTCCATCACCTGGGCCGCCTCCGCCATTGGGGGTCTGATTACCGCCTATCTCAGCGGTTCCCTGCTAGAAATCTTCAGCAGCCGCAGTATCTTCCTGATTACCGCAACCTTTCCCCTGATTGTCTCCGGGGTGTCTTGGCTCATTGCCGAACAACCGACGGGAGATCGCCCCGACTTCAGTGGCGTAACCCGGCAAGTTCAGCAACTCAAAGCCGCCATTTCCCAAAAATCCATCTGGCTTCCCACGGCCTTTATCTTCCTCTGGCAAGCCACCCCCACCGCCGACTCAGCCTTTTTCTATTTCACCACCAACGAATTAGGCTTCCAACCGGAGTTCCTAGGACGAGTGCGTCTGGTGACCAGTCTGGCCTCCCTGGTGGGGATTTGGCTATTTCAGCGTTTCTTCAAAGCCGTTGCCTTTCGCAAGATTTTTCTCTGGACTACCATTCTCTCGGCGGTGTTAGGGATGAGTGCCTTATTACTGGTCACTCATGCCAACCGGGCGATCGGCATTGATGACCATTGGTTTAGCCTCGGGGATAGTCTCATTCTCACGGTCATGGGACAACTGGCCTTTATGCCGGTTCTCGTCCTAGCGGCCCGTCTCTGTCCCAGTGGCGTGGAAGCGACCCTGTTTGCCGTGTTGATGTCCATCTCCAACATTGCCGGGATGGTGTCCTACGAGTTGGGAGCCGTTCTGATGCACTGGCTCAACATCAGTGAATCCAACTTCGAGAATCTTTGGCTGTTAGTCACCCTAACCAATCTCAGCACCCTCCTCCCCCTTCCCTTCATCCACTGGCTACCGGGGGATAGTGCCTCAGGCGGCGGCGGTGAAACTCCGTCACCTCAGGCCCCAGAACCAGCTCGGGTGGAGTCAGAAGCCGTGGAAGGGGTGGGGGTCTAAGATCCCGATCGCTCGGGGGAGTCGAGGTACTTAGAGAAAAGTGCCACAATGGAACTAACCATGTCTGATTCTCGACCGACTTTGTCCCAGGACTCGTTTGCTGTTCCCATGAGCCAATTTCCCCAATTCGCCGCCAGGGGCTATCACGTCCAACGCCAACTCGGCCATAACCGAGCCGGTGGACGGATTACCTATCTGGCTAAACAGGAGTCCTCCCCCGCTCCTGTGGTCTTAAAACAATTTCTCTTTGGTGATGCCGCCCAATGGTCGGCCTATGATAGTTGCGAACGGGAAATTCAGGTCTTGAAGGGCCTAGAACATCCTGGGATTCCCCGCTATTTGGATTCCTTTGAAACCGAGAACGGCTTTTGCTTGGTGCAAGAGTATAAACCCGCCCCCTCCCTGGCTCAAACTCGGAGTTTTTCCCCGGAGGAGGTGAAAGAGATTGCGATCGCCCTCCTAGAGATTCTTGTCTATCTACAAAATCGCATCCCCCCGGTCATCCACCGAGATATTAAGCCAGAAAATGTTTTAGTCTCCGAAGCCCCCAGCTCAAAAGGGTTAGAGGTCTATCTCGTCGATTTTGGCTTTGCCCGGATTGGCGAGGGGGACGTGGCTATGAGTAGTGTCGTCAAAGGAACCCTGGGCTTTATGCCCCCGGAACAACTCTTTAATCGCCCCCTCACCGAAGCCTCAGACCTCTATGGCGTGGGGGCAACCTTAATTTGTCTCCTAACTGGAACCCCCTCCCAGGACATTGGCGAGTTGATGGACGATCGCTACAGCATTGATTTCGCCCCTCGGGTTCCTAAACTCAGTTTGCGCTGGGTGGAGTGGCTGCAAACCCTCGTTCAACCTTCACCGAACGACCGCTATAAGAACGCTGAAGAAGCGTTAGCCGCCTTGCACCCCATTTATGTCAATCGTGTCCCTAAAGTAGTCGCTAAGCCCGATTCTGTGGTATTGGAAGCTAGCCGTTTGGGGGAACAGATTGCCGAAACGGTGATGTTAAAAAATCCAGTGCCCGATACGGTCTTACAAGGGCGTTGGCGGGTTCTTCCCCATCCCAAAGACCCCCCCAGTCGCCCCGGGAAACATCATTGGCTACGGGTAACTCCCGATCCCGTGGAGGGGGAACAGGTGTTATGTCGGGTGCGGGCGAATACCGGTAAACTGGTGGCAAATGCCGTCTATGAACGTCGCCTGGTCTTTGAAAGTAATGCCGAACCTCAGACCTTGGAACTTGCCGTCACTGTCAAAACCGCTCCCGCTCCCGTTCGTCTGCCCAGCTTACCCCTGAAACGGCTCGGGGTGTTGTTTGTCTCAGCGACCGTTCTCTCCTTTGGGGTTCATATTTGGTGGGGGGCGATTTTAGGCTTGGCGAACTCCCTGGCCCAGAGCATTGATAAACTTTAAGCGGAGCGCGATCGCCCCAGTCGGGCCATCTTCGATTCGCCACCTCGTCGTCACTATGGGGACCCTTGCATCATGACCCAGAATCCACAGACCCGTTCATC harbors:
- the rph gene encoding ribonuclease PH, with amino-acid sequence MPWQRPDGRAHNSLRPIQFDLNFTDFATSSVLAHSGNTRVLCTVTVEPGVPPFLKDAGQGWLTAEYRMLPSATPERQRREVLKLSGRTQEIQRLIGRSLRAAVDLKGLGERTLLIDADVLQADAGTRTTAITGSWVALALALDRLVKAGELDRSPLSHAIAAVSVGLIEGQPLLDLKYEEDVAADVDLNVVMTEQLEVIEIQGTAESGSFSRSQLNGLLDLAEQGISELLQAQQEALSSQG
- a CDS encoding PEP-CTERM sorting domain-containing protein gives rise to the protein MNTSFLTKTSLFTAGLTLASLSLGVNPSMAQWNYTIDSFTDGHNAQSRVGSQSEFEFYGMALMDDGENIFIAINSNLSLDGATSSHAQSGVISYGDFFFNFTGSGLDDANGNLFAINFANNTDSGVSEAGVYRNVTGTNVAGINSGFDHLNHHANTVNNLAVNKTGGGEGARIGDLASNDAYWQSGVNQKYKVVNSIASGERVGGINMLEASTLAALGLDFGQFSATGTYTFGFSFDRNLLPSGDFIAHIFAECINDGMAMVGNLADRSIVDPQPVPEPASVLGLLAVGGLMLKGKRNRTA
- a CDS encoding folate/biopterin family MFS transporter; this translates as MLVSSSRLEGFKEFLRDKLLFGNEPSPELIAILLVYFVQGILGLARLAVSFFLKDDLGLSPAETSALLGIVALPWMIKPLFGFISDGLPIFGYRRRPYLILSGLLGTLSWLLLATVVDRPWQAIAAISLGSLSVAFSDVIADSLVVERARKESQSDAGSLQSITWAASAIGGLITAYLSGSLLEIFSSRSIFLITATFPLIVSGVSWLIAEQPTGDRPDFSGVTRQVQQLKAAISQKSIWLPTAFIFLWQATPTADSAFFYFTTNELGFQPEFLGRVRLVTSLASLVGIWLFQRFFKAVAFRKIFLWTTILSAVLGMSALLLVTHANRAIGIDDHWFSLGDSLILTVMGQLAFMPVLVLAARLCPSGVEATLFAVLMSISNIAGMVSYELGAVLMHWLNISESNFENLWLLVTLTNLSTLLPLPFIHWLPGDSASGGGGETPSPQAPEPARVESEAVEGVGV
- a CDS encoding DUF3536 domain-containing protein encodes the protein MTFTSDPISTDALNANLERSATLPRQQTGVFVTVHGHYYQPPRENPYLDAIERQPSASPFHDWNERIHAECYRPNAFARVLNDQGEVVEIVNNYEYLSFNIGPTLMNWIAGHDPEVYERIIEGDRHSCKRLGGHGNAIAQVYNHIILPLANARDKRTQIRWGKADFQKHFGRDPEGMWLAETAIDYPTVEALINEGIQFVVLAPSQVQRCRPMATEDNPDPTWYEVGGGQIDPSRPYRCYLKDAEGRPDAERPYLDVFFYDGPISRDMGFNDVLESAYNFAGRLEIAIHGDHRPAQIISVATDGETFGHHKRDKEKCVAYCLTQEFPNRGWTVTNFAHYRSVNPPTWECELKPVTAWSCSHGVDRWQDDCGCGGGGGTQQKWRRPLRDALDWVRDRLEEVYTREGGRLLRDPWTARDEYISILGDRSRENVAEFLRQHQVRELTASEQIDALRLLEMQRHTLLMYTSCGWFFEEISRPEGTQILRYAARAIELASQITGQDIEPEFIAQLAAAPSNVPFFGDGAAVYRHNVKPNQVSIEQIAAHYAISSLFKTYQPEHRVYCYQARQLDYQLQHLGTLTLAVGQAEFSSEITWESVHLTFAVLHLGGLDFHCCVQPFSGRLEYRNMKEALFTALESASAAQTILAMNRHLNGQTFGLSDLFAEEEERIIHQLERQTLKRLDRLYGQVYRDNYGVLKALQRNHLNVPRELQVAAEIALNQRCLEAVRGLVEQLNRLDEQPVKVDYWMELTAIAIEAQTMNCHLKVPEAKQSLEQLIWRALWHLLHRSDDDRGPASREEGIAQITKLVEIGDSLQLGLALDRIQELYYAWLKGAIEDNALAADDQDLLKLGKVLNVDTHVWLR
- the cax gene encoding calcium/proton exchanger; the encoded protein is MKTLILSLLLTFLPISIAAEWLHWDASIIFLTAAIAIIPLAAWMGTATEELAVVVGPTLGGLLNATFGNATELIIALIALRAGLIEVVKASITGSIISNLLLVMGFSMFLGGIRYKSQNFQPVIARLNASVMNLATVAILVPTAVVATSHGIPELTIQKLSSIVAVILIIVYGLTLLFSMKTHAYLCDVGEAENELESGEAGESPNPWLWSGVLLLCTLAVAYESELLVGSLELATESLGFTPLFTGVILVPIIGNAAEHATAVTVAMKNKMDLSMAVAMGSSLQIALFVGPVLVLAGWLFGQPMDLNFNPFELVAVVVAVVLANSVSSDGRSDWLEGVLLLATYLVVSVAFFYHPV
- a CDS encoding histidine kinase dimerization/phospho-acceptor domain-containing protein, yielding MTESPQSQSPFPNEQTHEFRTSLNTILMSLELLTDDSLDEEERQSYLNFIREAAERMKDVLDKSL
- a CDS encoding dihydrolipoamide acetyltransferase family protein, whose protein sequence is MSHEIFMPALSSTMTEGKIVSWTKATGDKVEKGETVVVVESDKADMDVESFYDGYLAAILVADGEVAPVGSTIALLAETEAEIPQVQEKAQQQSSSAPAPAAAPEPTPEPAAVGAVTSQNGSSSQSSGRLVASPRARKLAKQLKVDLSTLQGSGPYGRIVAEDVQQAAGQPVSAPTVTPVMPAAPAAAPVPMTAAASPATAPVTPGQVVPFNTLQGAVVRNMTASLSVPVFRVGYTITTDALDNLYKQIKSKGVTMTGLLAKAVAVTLQKHPLLYASYTEQGVKYNGNINVSVAVAMPDGGLITPVLQNADQVDIYSLSRNWKDLVARSRSKQLQPEEYNSGTFTLSNLGMFGVDRFDAILPPGQGSILAIGASRPQVVATDDGLMGVKRQMQVNITCDHRIIYGADAAAFLKDLAGLIERNPQSLTL